A single window of bacterium DNA harbors:
- a CDS encoding phospholipase, translating to MNEPGLNSLIHRVRPGTENPLGALVLLHGRGADEHDLYSLLDVLDPQRRLLGVTPRAPLVLPPGGAHWYVTRQAGHPDPDTFRPTYRLVSAWLDALAEETGIPPERTAIGGFSQGAVMSYALGLGPDRPRPAAIVALSGYIPTVEGFEVDLGRPLPPIAIGHGTYDDLIPVGFARRARDLLERAGAAVRYHESPLAHTIDPMFLVELVPWIRRRLPD from the coding sequence GTGAACGAGCCCGGGCTCAACTCCCTGATCCATCGTGTTCGACCCGGGACCGAAAACCCTCTCGGGGCGTTGGTCCTGCTCCACGGTCGCGGCGCCGACGAACACGATCTCTACTCGCTGCTCGATGTCCTCGACCCACAACGGCGGCTGCTCGGAGTGACCCCCCGGGCTCCCCTCGTGCTTCCTCCCGGTGGCGCGCATTGGTATGTGACGCGGCAGGCCGGGCATCCCGATCCGGACACCTTCCGCCCCACGTATCGCCTCGTGAGCGCCTGGCTTGACGCCCTTGCGGAGGAGACCGGCATTCCTCCGGAGCGCACCGCGATCGGCGGCTTCTCGCAGGGCGCGGTGATGAGCTATGCGCTGGGCCTCGGGCCCGATCGACCGCGCCCGGCGGCCATCGTCGCGCTGAGCGGATACATCCCCACCGTGGAGGGGTTCGAGGTCGATCTGGGGCGCCCGCTGCCCCCGATCGCGATCGGACACGGCACCTACGATGACCTGATCCCGGTCGGCTTTGCGCGGCGTGCGCGCGATCTCCTGGAACGCGCCGGCGCCGCGGTGCGCTATCATGAGTCGCCGCTCGCCCATACGATCGACCCGATGTTCCTCGTCGAGCTCGTTCCCTGGATCCGGAGACGCCTCCCGGACTGA